The following are encoded in a window of Streptococcus pasteurianus genomic DNA:
- a CDS encoding Gfo/Idh/MocA family protein — protein sequence MTKKHYNWATLGTGVIANELAQALQQQGRKLYSVANRTYDKGLAFAEKYGIDKVYQTIDEVFDDPNVDIIYISTPHNTHINFLRKALANGKHVLCEKSITLNADELDEAIKLAEENHVILAEAMTIFHMPIYRKLSEIIATGKLGGLKLIQMNFGSYKEYDMTNRFFNRQLAGGALLDIGVYALSFVRWFMTSTPTQIASQVKLAPTGVDEQAGILLTNSQGEMATLTLSLHAKQPKRGTIAYGKGYIELYEYPRGQKAVITYTEDGHQEVIEAGSTALALSYEVADMENAVSGQENAMHLDYTKDVMDIMTKLRKDWNLTYPEEE from the coding sequence ATGACTAAAAAACATTATAATTGGGCAACCCTGGGAACTGGTGTCATTGCTAATGAATTAGCGCAAGCACTTCAACAACAAGGGCGAAAACTCTATTCTGTTGCTAACCGCACTTATGATAAGGGGCTAGCTTTCGCTGAAAAATATGGCATTGACAAAGTTTATCAAACTATTGATGAGGTATTTGACGACCCTAACGTAGATATTATTTACATCTCAACGCCACACAATACACACATTAACTTTTTGCGTAAAGCCCTAGCAAACGGCAAACACGTTTTATGTGAAAAGTCAATTACGCTTAACGCTGACGAATTGGACGAAGCTATCAAGCTAGCTGAAGAAAATCACGTCATTTTAGCAGAAGCCATGACCATTTTCCATATGCCAATTTACCGCAAACTTTCAGAAATCATTGCGACTGGAAAACTCGGTGGATTGAAGCTCATTCAAATGAATTTTGGCAGCTACAAAGAATACGATATGACAAACCGTTTCTTTAATCGTCAGTTAGCTGGCGGTGCACTTCTTGATATTGGTGTCTATGCTCTTTCTTTTGTCCGTTGGTTTATGACATCAACGCCGACTCAAATTGCTTCCCAAGTAAAATTAGCTCCGACAGGAGTCGATGAACAAGCTGGGATTTTGCTAACTAACAGCCAAGGCGAAATGGCAACTCTGACGTTAAGCCTTCACGCCAAACAACCAAAACGTGGAACAATCGCCTACGGTAAAGGTTATATCGAACTTTACGAATACCCTCGTGGGCAAAAAGCGGTGATTACCTATACCGAGGACGGACATCAAGAAGTCATCGAAGCTGGAAGTACCGCACTCGCTCTTTCCTACGAAGTCGCTGACATGGAAAATGCCGTTTCTGGTCAAGAAAATGCCATGCACCTCGACTACACCAAAGACGTCATGGACATTATGACAAAACTCCGCAAAGACTGGAACCTCACTTACCCAGAAGAAGAATGA
- the treP gene encoding PTS system trehalose-specific EIIBC component yields MGKFERDAREMLEAIGGKENIAAVTHCATRMRFVLNDESKADVKRLEAIPAVKGTFTNAGQFQVIIGNDVPIFYNDFTAVSGIEGVSKEAAKSAAQKNQNWLQRALAMLAEIFTPIIPAIIVGGLILGFRNILEGVEWSALNGKTIVEVSQFWSGVNSFLWLPGEAIFHYLPVGIVWSVTRKMGTSQILGIVLGICLISPNQLLNAYNVASTSAAEIAANWTWDFGFFTVQKIGYQAQVIPALLAGLSLAYLERFWRKHIPEVISMIFVPFLSLIPALILAHTVLGPIGWTIGKGISAVVLAGLTGPVKWLFGAIFGALYAPLVITGLHHMTNAIDTQLIADAGGTGLWPMIALSNIAQGSAVLAFYVMNRHDEREAQISLPAAISAYLGVTEPALFGVTLKYVYPFVAGMIGSGIAGLFCTSFNITANAIGIGGLPGILSIQAKYMGLFAIDMVIAIVIPFVLTFIFRRVGFLTKAEDEVKSDENSQVQAVVEAKKDAEVPAGTVISIQSPLAGRAKNLSEAPDPVFAQGVMGQGVVIEPTEGELVAPVDGVVSVLFPTKHAIGLVSDEGLELLMHIGMDTVNLDGDGFTAHVKQGDRVSVGDALISFDMAAIQAASYPVVTPVIVTNQNDFQTDVTRELPCDVARGEAIFTASKL; encoded by the coding sequence ATGGGAAAATTTGAAAGAGATGCCCGTGAAATGCTTGAAGCTATCGGCGGGAAAGAAAATATTGCGGCGGTAACGCATTGTGCGACGCGGATGCGTTTTGTTTTAAATGATGAGAGTAAGGCGGATGTTAAGCGTTTGGAAGCCATCCCTGCGGTTAAGGGGACATTTACAAATGCAGGGCAATTCCAAGTAATTATCGGAAATGATGTTCCTATTTTTTATAATGATTTTACAGCGGTTTCTGGTATCGAAGGGGTATCAAAAGAAGCGGCTAAATCAGCTGCGCAGAAAAATCAAAATTGGTTACAACGTGCGCTTGCAATGTTGGCGGAAATTTTTACACCTATCATTCCAGCGATTATCGTTGGTGGTTTGATTTTAGGTTTTCGTAATATTCTTGAAGGTGTTGAATGGTCAGCATTGAATGGTAAGACGATTGTTGAGGTTTCTCAATTTTGGTCTGGTGTGAACTCATTTTTGTGGCTGCCAGGTGAAGCGATTTTCCACTATTTACCAGTAGGAATCGTCTGGTCTGTGACACGTAAAATGGGAACTAGCCAGATTCTGGGGATTGTTCTGGGGATTTGTTTGATTTCTCCAAACCAACTGTTAAATGCTTATAATGTTGCCAGCACATCAGCTGCTGAAATTGCGGCAAACTGGACTTGGGATTTTGGTTTCTTTACGGTTCAAAAGATTGGTTACCAAGCTCAAGTTATTCCAGCGCTGTTGGCAGGGTTGTCTTTGGCTTACCTGGAACGGTTCTGGCGTAAGCATATTCCAGAAGTGATTTCGATGATTTTTGTGCCGTTTCTATCATTGATTCCAGCATTGATTTTGGCACATACGGTGCTTGGTCCGATTGGTTGGACAATTGGTAAAGGTATTTCGGCAGTGGTACTTGCTGGATTGACTGGTCCTGTGAAATGGCTCTTTGGTGCTATCTTCGGTGCACTTTATGCGCCACTTGTTATTACTGGTTTACACCACATGACTAATGCGATTGATACACAATTGATTGCGGATGCTGGTGGTACTGGGCTTTGGCCAATGATTGCTTTGTCAAATATTGCTCAAGGTTCTGCTGTTTTGGCGTTTTATGTGATGAATCGTCATGATGAACGTGAAGCTCAAATTTCATTGCCAGCAGCGATTTCAGCTTATCTTGGTGTCACAGAACCAGCACTTTTTGGGGTTACCTTGAAGTATGTTTACCCATTTGTTGCAGGGATGATTGGTTCAGGTATTGCAGGGCTATTCTGTACAAGTTTCAATATCACGGCTAATGCGATTGGTATCGGTGGTTTGCCAGGTATTCTTTCGATTCAAGCAAAATACATGGGCTTATTTGCCATTGATATGGTGATTGCAATTGTTATTCCATTTGTTTTGACATTTATTTTCCGTCGTGTTGGTTTCTTGACAAAAGCTGAAGATGAAGTGAAGTCAGATGAAAATTCACAAGTTCAGGCAGTTGTTGAGGCTAAAAAGGATGCGGAAGTGCCTGCAGGAACAGTGATTTCTATCCAAAGTCCGCTTGCAGGACGCGCTAAAAATTTGAGTGAAGCACCAGACCCTGTTTTTGCCCAAGGTGTTATGGGACAAGGTGTTGTGATTGAACCGACAGAAGGAGAATTGGTTGCGCCAGTTGACGGTGTAGTATCAGTTCTTTTCCCAACAAAACACGCGATTGGTTTGGTTTCAGATGAAGGTCTTGAATTGCTGATGCATATCGGTATGGACACGGTAAATCTTGACGGAGACGGCTTTACGGCTCATGTTAAGCAAGGTGATAGAGTGTCGGTTGGTGATGCTTTGATTAGTTTTGACATGGCAGCTATTCAAGCGGCTAGCTATCCTGTGGTGACACCTGTTATTGTGACCAATCAAAATGATTTCCAGACGGATGTTACGCGAGAATTGCCGTGTGATGTTGCGCGTGGGGAAGCGATTTTTACAGCAAGTAAATTGTGA
- a CDS encoding COG2426 family protein, giving the protein MNYIITFLISMLPLVELRGAVPYAIATGIPMWQALIIGVVGNMLPIPIIFFFARRVLEWGADKPVIGGFFTWCLKKGHSGGKKLAATAGNRGLFIALLLFVGIPIPGTGAWSGILAASILDWNFKQSVVAVMLGVILAGLIMGTLTILGLGAFS; this is encoded by the coding sequence ATGAACTATATTATTACATTTTTGATTTCCATGCTTCCTCTTGTAGAACTTCGTGGCGCTGTTCCTTATGCAATCGCCACTGGTATTCCAATGTGGCAAGCACTTATTATCGGCGTTGTCGGTAATATGCTCCCCATCCCAATTATCTTCTTCTTCGCACGTCGTGTGCTTGAATGGGGAGCAGATAAACCAGTTATCGGTGGTTTCTTTACTTGGTGTTTGAAAAAAGGTCACAGCGGTGGTAAAAAACTAGCTGCGACTGCTGGTAACCGTGGACTATTTATCGCCTTATTACTCTTTGTTGGTATCCCCATTCCTGGAACAGGAGCCTGGTCCGGAATATTAGCCGCATCAATCCTCGATTGGAACTTCAAACAAAGCGTCGTTGCAGTTATGCTCGGGGTTATCCTCGCAGGACTAATCATGGGAACACTAACAATTCTCGGCTTAGGAGCATTTAGCTAA
- the treR gene encoding trehalose operon repressor: MKKYEQIFKDLEHDITSGIYQAGDYLPTENELTQTYHMSRDTIRKALSLLAEAGLIQKIHGSGSQVIKHEQIDFPVSQLTSYKELVDAHHINSKTNVIAIDKLIVDEKLAALTGFKKNNLVWRIIRQRVVDGTASVLDIDYLDKKIVPNMTREIAEQSIYDYLENQLHLIIAFAQKEITIDQLTDRDKLLLDIGAEHHVVSVKSKVYLANKHQFQFTESRHKLEKFRFVDFATRKPQ, encoded by the coding sequence ATGAAAAAATACGAACAAATCTTTAAAGACCTTGAACACGATATTACCTCTGGCATTTACCAAGCTGGTGACTATCTCCCCACCGAAAACGAGCTAACCCAAACCTACCATATGAGCCGTGACACTATCCGCAAAGCGCTTAGTCTCCTTGCTGAAGCAGGGCTCATCCAGAAAATTCATGGTTCTGGCTCTCAAGTCATCAAACACGAGCAGATTGATTTTCCCGTTTCACAGCTCACAAGCTATAAAGAACTGGTCGATGCTCACCATATCAATTCCAAAACCAATGTCATTGCCATTGATAAACTTATCGTTGATGAAAAATTAGCTGCGCTGACAGGTTTCAAGAAAAATAACCTTGTCTGGCGAATCATTCGCCAACGTGTCGTTGACGGCACCGCTTCTGTCCTTGACATTGATTATTTAGACAAAAAAATCGTGCCAAATATGACACGAGAAATCGCCGAACAATCCATTTACGATTACCTTGAAAACCAACTCCACCTCATCATCGCTTTCGCTCAAAAAGAAATCACCATTGACCAGCTAACTGACCGTGACAAACTACTCCTTGACATCGGTGCCGAACACCACGTTGTCTCTGTCAAATCAAAAGTTTACCTCGCCAACAAACACCAATTCCAATTCACCGAAAGCAGACACAAACTCGAAAAATTCCGCTTCGTTGACTTCGCAACCCGAAAACCACAGTAA
- the tsf gene encoding translation elongation factor Ts: protein MAITAAQVKELREKSGAGVMDAKKALVETDGDMEKAIELLREKGMAKAAKKADRVAAEGLTGLYVDGNVAAVVEVNAETDFVAQNAQFVELVKETAKAIAEQKPADNEEALKVTLTSGETLEAAYVNATATIGEKISFRRFALIEKTDDQHFGAYQHNGGRIGVVTVIEGGDEALAKQISMHVAAMKPTVLSYEELDQEFIHDELAQMNHKIDQDNESRAMVNKPALPHLKFGSKSQLSDEVIAQAEEDIKAELKAEGKPEKIWDKIIPGKMDRFMLDNTKVDQQYTLLAQVYIMDDSKTVEQYLDSVNAKVITFARFEVGEGIEKAANDFESEVAATMAAALNK, encoded by the coding sequence ATGGCAATTACTGCAGCTCAAGTAAAAGAATTGCGCGAAAAATCAGGTGCTGGTGTCATGGACGCTAAAAAAGCACTTGTTGAAACTGATGGTGACATGGAAAAAGCAATTGAATTGCTTCGCGAAAAAGGTATGGCTAAAGCAGCTAAAAAAGCTGACCGCGTAGCCGCTGAAGGTTTGACTGGCCTTTATGTTGACGGTAACGTTGCAGCAGTTGTTGAAGTTAACGCTGAAACTGACTTCGTTGCTCAAAACGCACAATTCGTTGAATTGGTTAAAGAAACAGCTAAAGCTATCGCTGAACAAAAACCTGCTGATAACGAAGAAGCACTTAAAGTTACTTTGACTTCAGGTGAAACTTTAGAAGCAGCTTATGTTAATGCAACTGCGACTATCGGTGAAAAAATTTCATTCCGTCGTTTCGCTCTTATCGAAAAAACTGATGATCAACACTTTGGTGCATACCAACACAACGGTGGACGTATCGGTGTTGTAACTGTTATTGAAGGTGGCGACGAAGCTCTTGCTAAGCAAATCTCAATGCACGTTGCAGCTATGAAACCAACAGTTCTTTCATACGAAGAACTTGATCAAGAATTCATTCACGATGAATTAGCTCAAATGAACCACAAAATCGATCAAGATAACGAATCACGTGCAATGGTTAACAAACCAGCTCTTCCACACTTGAAATTCGGTTCTAAATCACAATTGTCTGATGAAGTAATCGCTCAAGCTGAAGAAGATATCAAGGCAGAACTAAAAGCAGAAGGCAAACCAGAAAAAATCTGGGATAAAATCATCCCTGGTAAAATGGATCGCTTCATGCTTGATAACACTAAAGTTGACCAACAATACACACTTCTTGCACAAGTTTACATCATGGATGACAGCAAAACTGTTGAACAATACCTTGATTCAGTAAATGCTAAAGTTATCACTTTTGCTCGCTTTGAAGTTGGTGAAGGTATCGAAAAAGCAGCTAACGACTTTGAATCAGAAGTTGCAGCAACAATGGCAGCAGCACTTAACAAATAA
- the rpsB gene encoding 30S ribosomal protein S2: MAVISMKQLLEAGVHFGHQTRRWNPKMAKYIFTERNGIHVIDLQQTVKMADVAYEFVRDAAANDAVILFVGTKKQAADAVKEEAERAGQYYINHRWLGGTLTNWDTIQKRIARLKEIKRMEEDGTFEVLPKKEVALLNKQRARLEKFLGGIEDMPRIPDVMYVVDPHKEQIAVKEAKKLGIPVVAMVDTNADPDDIDVIIPANDDAIRAVKLITSKLADAVIEGRQGEDADVDFASEAQADSIEEIVEVVEGDNE, translated from the coding sequence ATGGCAGTAATTTCAATGAAACAACTTCTTGAGGCTGGTGTTCACTTTGGTCACCAAACTCGTCGCTGGAACCCTAAGATGGCTAAATACATCTTCACAGAACGTAACGGTATCCACGTTATTGACCTTCAACAAACTGTAAAAATGGCTGATGTAGCTTACGAATTCGTTCGTGATGCAGCTGCTAACGACGCTGTTATCTTGTTTGTTGGTACTAAAAAGCAAGCTGCTGATGCTGTTAAAGAAGAAGCAGAACGTGCTGGTCAATACTACATCAACCACCGTTGGTTGGGTGGAACTCTTACAAACTGGGATACTATCCAAAAACGTATCGCTCGTTTGAAAGAAATCAAACGCATGGAAGAAGATGGAACTTTTGAAGTTCTTCCTAAGAAAGAAGTTGCTCTTCTTAACAAACAACGTGCTCGTCTTGAAAAATTCTTGGGTGGTATCGAAGATATGCCTCGTATCCCAGACGTAATGTACGTTGTTGATCCACACAAAGAACAAATCGCTGTTAAAGAAGCTAAAAAACTTGGTATCCCTGTTGTTGCAATGGTTGATACAAACGCTGATCCAGATGATATCGATGTTATCATCCCAGCAAACGATGACGCTATCCGTGCCGTTAAATTGATTACATCTAAATTGGCTGATGCTGTTATCGAAGGACGTCAAGGTGAAGATGCAGATGTTGATTTTGCATCAGAAGCACAAGCTGACTCAATCGAAGAAATTGTTGAAGTTGTAGAAGGCGACAACGAATAA
- the treC gene encoding alpha,alpha-phosphotrehalase, which yields MAFDKRKVVYQIYPKSYKDTTGNGVGDLRGIIEKLPYLEELGVDVIWLNPFYPSPQRDNGYDISDYTAVNPLFGTMADFEELSQKAKEHGIELMLDMVLNHCSIEHEWFQKALAGGKYYQEFFILRDTPTNWVSKFGGNAWAPFGDTGKYYLHLFDITQADLNWRNPHVREELFKVVNFWREKGVKGFRFDVINLIGKDEELKDNTAFDGKPEYTDRPIAHDYLKMLNQATFGQDDNSMTVGEMSFTDIPNCIQYSNPDSHELDMVFNFHHLKVDYENGQKWTLKSFDFEELKTLFHTWGEKMSEGGGWSALFWNNHDQPRAINRFIDVKNFRNEGATMLAAAIHLSRGTPYIYMGEEIGMLDPDYDSMADYVDVECLNAYQELLTSGKTEAEAFAIIQAKSRDNSRTPMQWDASENAGFSTGTPWLKVGKTYRDINVENEKSGPIFTFYQQLIRLRKDLPIIAEGSYQSAYQDNSYIYAFERHFDGKQLLVLNNFFAKEVELDLPEAYQSGQVLLSNYPETNLSEKITLKPYQTLAIYQENLSSKQDNDQNGNYQYNG from the coding sequence TTGGCATTTGATAAGAGAAAAGTCGTTTATCAGATTTACCCAAAATCTTATAAAGATACGACAGGCAATGGCGTAGGGGACTTGCGTGGGATTATTGAAAAATTACCCTATTTGGAAGAATTAGGTGTTGATGTCATCTGGCTCAACCCTTTCTATCCAAGTCCTCAACGTGATAATGGGTACGATATTTCAGATTACACAGCGGTCAATCCCTTATTTGGGACAATGGCTGATTTTGAAGAATTAAGTCAAAAAGCTAAGGAACATGGTATTGAATTGATGCTTGATATGGTTTTGAATCATTGTTCAATAGAGCATGAATGGTTCCAAAAAGCTTTAGCTGGGGGCAAATATTATCAAGAATTCTTCATTTTACGTGATACGCCGACGAATTGGGTTTCAAAATTCGGTGGTAATGCTTGGGCACCATTTGGTGATACTGGCAAATATTATTTGCATTTGTTTGACATTACACAAGCTGACTTGAATTGGCGCAATCCGCATGTGCGTGAGGAATTGTTCAAGGTGGTTAATTTCTGGCGTGAAAAAGGTGTCAAGGGATTTCGCTTCGATGTGATTAATCTAATTGGTAAAGATGAAGAGCTGAAAGATAATACTGCTTTTGATGGTAAACCTGAATACACAGACCGTCCGATTGCGCACGATTATTTGAAAATGTTAAATCAAGCGACATTTGGTCAAGATGACAATAGCATGACGGTTGGTGAAATGAGCTTTACAGACATTCCAAATTGTATCCAGTATAGCAACCCTGACAGTCATGAATTGGATATGGTTTTCAATTTTCATCATCTTAAGGTTGACTACGAAAATGGTCAAAAATGGACGTTAAAATCATTTGATTTTGAAGAATTAAAAACCCTTTTCCACACTTGGGGGGAAAAAATGAGTGAGGGTGGTGGCTGGTCAGCACTTTTCTGGAATAATCATGACCAACCTCGTGCGATTAATCGTTTCATAGATGTTAAAAACTTCCGTAATGAGGGAGCGACCATGTTAGCGGCAGCTATTCATTTGTCTCGTGGTACACCATATATTTACATGGGCGAAGAAATTGGTATGCTCGATCCAGATTATGACAGCATGGCTGATTATGTTGATGTTGAATGTTTAAATGCTTACCAAGAATTACTGACATCAGGCAAGACAGAAGCGGAAGCATTTGCCATTATTCAAGCAAAATCACGTGACAATAGCCGTACGCCGATGCAATGGGATGCTTCAGAGAATGCGGGATTTTCAACAGGCACACCATGGTTGAAAGTTGGTAAAACGTATCGTGACATTAATGTTGAAAATGAAAAAAGCGGACCAATCTTCACTTTCTATCAACAATTGATTCGTCTTAGAAAAGACTTACCAATTATTGCGGAAGGAAGTTATCAGTCAGCTTATCAAGATAATTCTTATATTTATGCGTTTGAACGTCATTTTGACGGAAAACAGTTGTTGGTGTTGAATAATTTTTTTGCTAAAGAAGTTGAGCTTGATTTGCCAGAAGCTTATCAGTCAGGACAAGTTTTGTTAAGCAATTATCCAGAAACAAACCTTTCTGAAAAAATCACTTTAAAACCTTATCAAACACTTGCCATTTATCAAGAAAATTTATCAAGTAAGCAGGATAATGACCAGAATGGTAATTATCAATACAATGGCTAA
- a CDS encoding S66 family peptidase: MKKLSPNSHIRVLSPSDSIARLGGFEANLSAKETLENLGFRVSFSEHYLESDMLYSSSIKSRIADLHAAFADDSVDAILATIGGFNSNELLPYLDYDLIAKHPKIICGYSDSTAFLNAIFAKTGNLTYMGPSYSSFKMKEGQDYQSKAWLNAMTKSAYDLVPSQEWSSDPWYDPTQPRHFMPTEWKIYNAGKASGTIIGGNLSTFGLLRGTPYAPQVNDYVLFLEEAEEDDYHEFDRNLAAILQAYPNPKAVLIGRFPKECQMTPEILTYILDKHPLLKTIPVMYDLDFAHTQPLFTITIGAQASIDTDTLSIHIEE; encoded by the coding sequence ATGAAAAAACTAAGTCCTAACAGTCATATTCGCGTACTCAGCCCGTCAGATTCAATTGCTCGCTTGGGTGGATTTGAAGCCAATCTTTCTGCCAAAGAAACGTTAGAAAATCTAGGATTTCGTGTGTCATTTTCAGAGCATTACTTAGAATCTGATATGCTCTATTCTTCTTCAATCAAGAGCCGTATTGCTGATTTGCACGCTGCTTTTGCTGATGACTCTGTTGATGCTATTCTGGCTACGATTGGTGGTTTTAATTCTAACGAACTATTGCCTTATCTTGACTACGACTTAATTGCCAAACACCCTAAAATTATCTGTGGGTATTCGGATTCGACAGCTTTTTTGAATGCTATTTTTGCTAAAACTGGAAACCTCACTTACATGGGACCGTCATATTCTAGTTTTAAAATGAAAGAAGGTCAAGATTACCAAAGCAAGGCTTGGTTAAACGCTATGACAAAATCAGCTTATGACCTTGTTCCAAGTCAAGAGTGGTCAAGCGACCCTTGGTATGACCCAACACAACCACGTCATTTTATGCCAACAGAATGGAAAATTTACAACGCAGGGAAAGCTTCTGGCACCATTATTGGTGGAAATTTATCTACTTTTGGACTTCTTCGCGGAACACCTTACGCCCCTCAAGTCAACGATTATGTCCTTTTCTTAGAAGAGGCAGAAGAAGATGACTATCATGAGTTTGACCGCAATTTAGCAGCCATTTTACAAGCTTACCCCAATCCAAAAGCGGTGCTTATCGGACGCTTCCCAAAGGAATGCCAAATGACACCCGAAATATTAACCTATATCCTAGACAAGCACCCACTTCTTAAAACCATTCCTGTCATGTATGACCTTGATTTTGCCCACACTCAGCCACTCTTTACAATCACTATCGGCGCACAAGCAAGCATTGACACTGACACTTTAAGCATTCACATCGAGGAATAA
- a CDS encoding M13 family metallopeptidase, which translates to MTRYQDDFYDAVNGEWEKTAVIPDDKPRTGGFSDLADEIEDLMLATTDKWLSGEDVPEDSILQNYIKFHRMTSDYDKREEVGVAPVLPLIEEYKNLDSFAEFAGKIADFEMAGKPNEFPLGVAPDFMNAQLNVLWAEAPGTILPDTTYYAEDNEKGKELLAIWRQMQEELLPKFGFSAEETKDLLDKVITLDAKVAKYVLSREESSEYVKLYHPYDWADFTKLAPELPLDAIFTQILGEIPDKVIVPEERFWTEFAADYYSEKNWDLLKADLVLSATGAFNGYLTDDIRVLSGAYGRALSGTPQAMDKKKASYYLASGPYNQALGLWYAGQKFSPEAKADVEHKVATMIDVYKKRLTSADWLAKETRDKAIVKLNVITPHIGYPEKLPETYAKKIIDDSLSLVENAQNLAKISIAHSWSKWNKPVDRSEWHMPAHMVNAYYDPQQNQIVFPAAILQAPFYSLEQSSSANYGGIGAVIAHEISHAFDTNGASFDEHGSLNNWWKEADYQAFTERTDKIVDQFDGLDSYGAKVNGKLTVSENVADLGGVACALEAAKQDEDFSARDFFINFATIWRMKARDEYMQMLASIDVHAPGKLRTNVTLTNFDEFHTEFDIKAGDPMWRAPEDRVIIW; encoded by the coding sequence ATGACTCGATATCAAGACGATTTTTATGATGCTGTCAATGGCGAATGGGAAAAAACAGCCGTTATTCCTGATGATAAACCACGTACAGGTGGTTTTTCAGATTTAGCCGATGAGATTGAAGATTTAATGTTGGCAACAACAGATAAATGGCTTAGCGGCGAAGATGTACCAGAGGATAGTATTTTACAAAACTATATCAAGTTTCATCGTATGACTTCAGATTATGATAAACGTGAAGAAGTTGGTGTCGCACCAGTTCTTCCATTGATTGAAGAATACAAAAACTTGGATTCTTTTGCTGAATTTGCAGGCAAAATTGCAGATTTTGAAATGGCAGGAAAACCAAATGAATTTCCGCTTGGTGTTGCCCCAGATTTCATGAATGCGCAGCTCAATGTTCTTTGGGCAGAAGCTCCTGGAACAATCTTGCCTGATACGACTTACTATGCCGAAGATAATGAAAAAGGTAAAGAATTACTAGCTATCTGGCGCCAAATGCAAGAAGAATTATTGCCAAAATTTGGTTTTTCAGCTGAAGAAACGAAAGACTTGCTTGACAAGGTGATTACATTAGATGCCAAAGTCGCTAAATATGTTTTGTCACGTGAAGAATCTTCTGAATACGTCAAACTTTATCACCCATATGATTGGGCTGATTTTACAAAATTAGCACCAGAATTGCCTTTGGATGCTATTTTCACGCAAATTTTGGGAGAAATTCCTGATAAAGTGATTGTTCCTGAAGAACGTTTCTGGACAGAGTTTGCTGCTGACTATTATTCAGAAAAGAACTGGGATTTGCTAAAGGCGGATTTGGTTTTATCAGCTACGGGGGCGTTTAACGGTTACTTAACAGATGACATTCGTGTGCTTTCAGGTGCTTATGGTCGTGCGCTTTCAGGGACACCACAAGCTATGGATAAGAAAAAAGCATCTTACTATTTAGCTTCGGGCCCTTATAACCAAGCACTTGGTCTTTGGTATGCTGGGCAAAAATTCTCTCCAGAAGCCAAAGCCGATGTGGAACATAAAGTAGCGACAATGATTGATGTTTACAAGAAACGTTTGACGTCAGCAGATTGGTTAGCAAAAGAAACACGTGATAAAGCCATTGTTAAATTAAACGTCATTACACCACACATTGGTTATCCTGAAAAATTGCCAGAAACTTATGCTAAGAAAATCATTGATGACTCGTTGTCATTAGTTGAAAATGCGCAAAACCTTGCTAAAATTTCAATCGCACATAGCTGGAGCAAATGGAACAAGCCTGTTGACCGTAGTGAATGGCATATGCCTGCCCATATGGTTAATGCTTACTATGACCCACAACAAAATCAGATTGTCTTTCCAGCGGCGATCTTACAAGCCCCATTTTACAGTTTAGAACAAAGTTCATCTGCTAACTATGGTGGTATTGGTGCGGTTATTGCCCATGAAATTTCACATGCTTTTGATACCAACGGTGCATCATTTGATGAACATGGTAGCCTCAATAACTGGTGGAAAGAAGCAGATTACCAAGCCTTTACAGAACGTACGGATAAAATCGTTGACCAATTTGACGGTTTAGATTCATATGGTGCGAAAGTCAATGGTAAATTAACCGTTTCTGAAAATGTGGCTGACCTTGGTGGTGTGGCTTGTGCACTCGAAGCCGCAAAACAAGACGAGGATTTCTCAGCACGTGATTTCTTCATCAACTTTGCAACGATTTGGCGCATGAAAGCGCGTGATGAATATATGCAAATGTTAGCAAGCATTGACGTTCATGCACCAGGAAAACTTCGTACCAATGTTACATTGACAAACTTTGATGAATTCCACACAGAATTTGACATCAAAGCAGGTGACCCAATGTGGCGCGCACCAGAAGACCGCGTTATCATTTGGTGA